Genomic segment of Niallia taxi:
TATGAGATATTAGAAATTGACCCAAAAAACCGCTTGGCTGCACCATCTAATGCCCATTGGTTTGGTACAGACAACTTTGGGAGAGATGTATTTAGCAGAACGATGTACGGTGTTCGCATCTCCTTGCTGATTGGAGTTACTGTAACCTTAGTTGCATCTGTTATCGGGCTGACTGTTGGGCTGCTGGCTTCTTATTATAAATTGCTGGATCATATTTTTATGCGGATATGTGACGGCCTGTTCGCTTTTCCGTCGATTCTGCTGGCAATTGCGATTATGTCTGCACTTGGTCCAAAATCAATTAACGTTATCATCGCGCTAGTTCTTGTTTTCATTCCTTCTATAGCAAGAATTGTCCGTTCCGCTGCATTAGTTGTGAAAGAAAAGGTATTTATCGAGGCACTACAGGCACAAGGTGCGAGTTCATTCCGAATACTCTTTTTGCATATTGCCCCAAATATTCTTGCTCCGCTTATTGTCCAAGTGACATTTGTCTTTGCAGTCACCATTTTGACAGAAGCATCGCTCAGCTTTCTTGGAGCCGGCATCCCTGCTCCCCTTCCAAGCCTTGGGAATATGCTTTATGACGGGAAGCTTGCGATTTATAACGCTTGGTGGATGACCGTTTTTCCTGGCCTTTTCATCATTTTAATCGTGCTTGGACTTAACCTGTTCGGCGATGGCTTAAGAGATCATCTCGATCCGAAAAGCAAACTTTCAGTGAAAAGGAGAAAAAGAAGATGAGCCACGTTGTTCCATTACTTAAAATAGAAGATTTACAAGTAGACTTTGCCACACATAAGGGAACGGTTTCTGCTTTAGATGGGGTCTCCTTCGAACTGCAGGAAGGCGAGATATTAGGTGTTGTTGGAGAATCCGGCTGTGGAAAAAGCGTTACAGCAGAAGCAATCCTGCAATTGCTCGATGAAGATAGCACCTTTTATGATGGAAAGATTATGTTTAATGGGGAAAATCTTTTGGAGTATAACAAGAAAAAGCTGGAGAAATTACGCGGCAATGATATTGCCATGATCTTTCAAGATCCAATGTCTTCTCTCAATCCCGTTATGCCGATTGGCAAACAAATCGCAGAATCGATTCATATTCATCAATCGACATCAAAAAAAGAATCCATTAGGAAAGCAGTCGAGCTTCTTAGGCTTACCGGAATCCCTTCGCCTGAACAAAGGGCAAAGGAATATCCTCATGAGCTTTCCGGAGGGATGCGGCAGCGGGTTATGATCGCGATGGCTTTGTCGTGTCAGCCTAAGCTGCTGATTGCGGATGAACCAACAACTGCATTAGATGTGACAATCCAGGCGCAAATATTAGAATTAATTACCTCCTTTCAAAAGCAATTAAATATGGGGATTATCCTTATCACACACGACTTTGGCGTAATTGCTAATATGTGCACAAAAGTAGCTGTCATGTATTTAGGGCAAGTAATTGAAGAAACAGATGTCAAAACCCTCTTTAAACGGCCATTTCATCCATACACAATTGGTTTAATGAAGTCTGTGCCGCAAATAGAAGGCGAGCGTGTTGAGCAGTTACCAAGCATTGCAGGCACTGTTCCTTCCCTCTTTCAAATTCCAACCGGCTGCCGGTTCGCACCGAGATGTAAGTATGCAAGCAGCACATGTGAAAGTAGCATGCCTTCATTGGAAACAGTCGAAAACAACCATCGTGTTCGTTGCTGGCACTATGATGAAGTGTTGAAAGGAGAAACAATCTATGCAGACTGAACAAACTTTAAACAAAGGAAAACCGATTTTACAGGTGAAAAATCTGCAGAAATATTATCCTGTCAGAACATCACTAGGGAAAACAAAAGCCTATATTAAAGCAGTGGAGGACCTGTCCTTTGACATATATGAGGGCGAAACCTTTGGATTGGTTGGCGAGTCGGGCTGTGGAAAAAGTACTGCTGGAAGAACACTTTTAAAGCTTGTAGAGCCGACAAATGGCGAGGTCATTTATCGGGATGAAGATATTTTTAAGTTGAAGAAATCATCGCTAAAGCATGTTCGCAAGGAGCTGCAAATGATTTTTCAGGATCCTCATACATCATTGGACCCACGTAAAAAAGTCGGCTATTCGATTGAAGAATCACTTGCTATCCATAAAATAGGCTCTAAACAAAAACGCAAAAGCCTTGCATTAGACATTTTGAAAAAGGTCGGCTTTAACGAGGAACATTATTACCGGTATCCTCATGAATTTTCCGGCGGACAAAGGCAGCGGATCGGTATCGCCCGCTCTCTCGTTCTACAACCGAAACTGATTATTTGTGATGAACCTGTATCGGCACTTGATGTTTCCATCCAAGCACAAATTGTTAATCTGCTGAAAAGTCTGCAAAAGGAACTGAACTTGTCCTATGTTTTTATATCTCATGACCTAAGTGTTGTCAGACATATTGCGGATAAAGTTGGAGTCATGTATTTAGGCAATCTTGTCGAACAAGCTTCAACAGAGGATTTATTTTCAGACCCGTTGCATCCATATACGAAATCCTTAATTTCTGCAGTTCCATTGCTAAACCCCGAGAGCAAACGGGAAAAAATAGCGATACAAGGAGAAATCCCCTCTCCTCTTAACCCTCCATCAGGATGTGTATTTCACACTAGATGTCCGTTCGCCTTCGAGCGCTGCAAAACCGAAGTGCCAAAAAACAACCATATACATAATAAACGGACCGTTAAATGCCATTTATATGATGAATAAATTTCTGAATGTCTTGCTGCTTTTAGCAAGGCTTTTTTTTTGCACTTTAAATATTTTTAATTATAAGTTGACAGGTAGGAATTATATGTTTTATAATCATCTTAATTTAGAAAATTGAAAAATTGGCAAGCTGATCGGAACACCGAAGGCGTAACCCTTACTGCATTTACTGCATATAAAGGATTACGCCTTTTTTCTATACTTTTATACTTTTATTAAGACTAAGGGGTATTGTACATGAAAAAATTAATCATCTTTGCATTTATCGGACTGTTAGCACAATTAATCGATGGATCCTTAGGAATGGCCTATGGCGTAACATCTTCTTCGCTCTTGCTTACATTTGGAATTGCCCCTGCTGTAGCATCTGCTTCTGTTCATTTGGCTGAAGTCGTCACTACTGCCGCATCTGGTGCATCTCATATTAAGTTTGGCAATGTTGATAAGCAAACAGTCTATCGTTTGATTATTCCAGGTTCAATCGGAGCATTCTTAGGGGCAACTTTTTTAAGCAATCTTCCAGGTGATATAGCAAAGCCTTATATCTCCATGTTCCTATTAATATTAGGACTATATGTGTTAGTGCGCTTTTTGTTCAACTTCCGTCCATCAGAAGAGAAAAAGAGTCTGTCATTAAGCCGTAAACAATCTATTCCTTTAGGACTAATTGCCGGATTTGCCGACGCCACAGGAGGCGGCGGCTGGGGACCGATTGCAACTCCGGTTTTGTTATCAAAAAAAGGCATTAGCCCGCGAAAAGTCGTTGGTACTGTTGATACAAGTGAGTTCGCAATTGCAGTATCTGCAACGCTGGGTTTCTTTATATCACTTGGTTGGGAACAGGTAAACTGGCTGTGGGTTGGCGCGTTGATGATCGGCGGCATTATCGCAGCACCTATTGCAGCATGGCTTGTCCGAAAGCTGCATGCACAGCTAATGGGTGTGCTGGTCGGCGGATTTATTATCTTAGTGAATGCTCGCACACTTGTGACTTCATGGATAGATAATGAAGCAGCATATCCATATGTTTATGCAATCATCATTGTCGTTTGGATTATCTCCATTATCTATGCTGTTAATAAAGTTAAGTCTTATAAGAAACAAAGCAATCCTAATATTTCTGCATAACTTGAAAAACCTTTGCAGGAAAAACACCCCCTGAATCGTATTAATATAATATGATTTCTAGGAGGGTGTTTTTTTAGTTTTTTTCAAACGTCTATTGTGAACGTTAACATTTTTATTCTATTTCTTTTTCTTTTTTTAATACATGTAATGCATTGGACCTTGAGATAAATCCTAGCTGTTCAAATGCGTTGTCTGTGGACCATGGTTTTTGCGGATTATCAGAAACCCCATAGTAAGTCCCGTACCTTACTGTTGACTCAAGAGCAAGGTCAAAAAGCTGAACCGTATCCTCATGTGTCAGCAATGTTCTATGCAAACGGTCGTCTTCCTTTACAGCCTCCATTTCGTTCGGGTGAACACTTCCAATTCGCAAATTTATTAGCGATAGATTGTTTTCGGTTTGATGGGAAAGAATATGGCCGATATTTTCGGAAGCAAGCTTTAACACACCATATAAGCCGTTAGAGTAAGGATAATCCTCTGTCGTAACTTCTCTTCCTAACGTCGAAAAACCATCTTTCTCGTAATAATCAGTAGTATGATTGCTGCTCGCATAGACAATCTTAGGAATTCCTAACGTAATGGCGGCATGCATTGCATAAAATGAAGCCATAAAATGAAGCTGTGTCATGTTTTGAAATTCTTGTATATCCTGTAAGTCGTTATGAGATTTCATTGTTAGTAAATTAATTAATGCATCTGAATCTTTTGGGATGCTGTGGCGGAGCGAGTCATAATCTGTTGCATTTACCTCTATAAATTCTTCAGCCTGTTCAGGGGCTTTTTTATCAAGGATAACAATATGGTATTTACTGCTGAGACCCTGATATAAAATTGATCCAATCGTGCCGGCACCGCCAATAATGGTAACTTTCTTTTTCATTATTTCCTCCATTAAGTAAGCTTTGTAACGTTTTTAAGTAGTTACTCTTATTTAAAAAGATAACCATCAAGCGGAATATTAAACCTTGTAATTAAAAAAAGAGGCTGAGACAAGTCAAAATATAATCTATCTGAACACAAACATAAATAATTTCATCTAATATGGAAACAATGGAGCTTCAGATTATCAATAGAAAAGGACTTCAGAATTTATCACTTCGGTCACTCCCTTCCGCCTACTCGTCTTCACCTTGAGGGGTCTCATCCTTTCCTCAGTTGCGAGTACCCTATTCTTGTTTTAAACAGAAAGCACCAAATGAAAAAAAACTGAACTATTAATCGGTAATCGATAAAATAGTTCAGTTTCAATCTAGACTTAAATACTATTGTGCCAACCTTATTTCTATTATCTATTATCAAATCCATAATACTCAAAGTAATCAAAATCTGCATACGAATTAGCTTTTTTGTCCAAATCATGGACAGCAATTCCAACAAAGTTACCTGTAAATCCTCCAGATAGGAACATGACATCCTGAGCATACCCAATTTCTTGCCAAGCAGTGCTATCTCCCGTTTGATAATAAAAATTCGCAACAGGGCCATTGACTTCTACCTTAAACTTCACCTCTCCTTCTCCCATCTTTATACATACTGGACTTAATGTAAATTCCCCTTCCGCGCATTTCATTAGGCGTATGACACGTCCAGCTTCTTCATCATAGGTTAAGTAGGCATAAAGATAGTTATTATCGTTGAGATATAGTAGTAAACCAGCCATTTGGTTGAATGTTTTTGGTGTGTAGTCTAGCTTTGTTTCAGCAATGAAATGGAAATCCTTTTGGCGGACTGCAAGAAGATGGTGCTCAAATAAAGATTGGATGGATTCACCTGAGTGCATGCGTAAATAGCTGTTACGACTCTTTAAATCGCACCATGCCTCATCTGCTAAAATCCGTAATGTATTCCACTCTTTTTCAAGAGCATCGTTAAAATCATCTTTAAAATCGGTATGTTTTCTTTGCTCTGTCTTGTTGGTAGTGATAATGTCTGTTTCTAACAATGGACCATTGCCGCCCAATACTAATCGCAGCCAGCCGTCTTCTGTCCAATATACCTCCTGAATGGCGGTTTCTCGTCCTAAAATAGCAGCATTTCCTTGCAATGGCCGTGTACATAAATACACCATATACCAATGTCCTGTTGATGTTTGCACAATGCTGCCGTGACCAGAGCATTGTAAAGGAGAAGCTGGTTTATCCTTTGCAGTCAGCATCGGATAATGGGGGTCCAGCTCATATGGACCTGTTATCTCTTTTGACCTGCATACTGTCACAGCATGACCCGACCCAGTACCACCTTCTGCCGTAATTAAATAGTAATAATCACCGTGGCGGTAAAGATGAGGCGCTTCTGTTTTGGCTAATTCTGTGCCATCGAAAATCTTGTAGACAGGTCCGATTAAAGCTTCGTTCTCTCCGTCAAATTCTTGCATAACAATTCCTGCTGATTTATTACCGGTTGTCAGCCGATAATCCCAAATTTCATTTAACAACCACTTGCGTCCGTCCGCATCATGGAATAAAGATGGATCAAAACCACTGCTATTTAAATAGACCGGTTTTGACCAAGGACCATTAATACTTGGTGCTGTAATTAAGTAATTGTGTGAATCCTTAAACGGTCGTTTCGTACTTTTCACATCTGTGTAGATTAGATAAAACAGCCCATTAGAATAACTAATTTGCGGAGCCCAAATACTGCCATTCTGTGGATTTCCCCGTAAATCTACTTGATCTGTTAGGATATCTGTTTCATGCTCCCAATTGACTAAATCGTTTGATTGATAGATTCGTACTCCTGGCAGCCATTCAAAGGAAGAAACAGCAATATAATAAGTCTCCTCTACCTTCAGGACATTAGGATCTGGATTAAATCCGGGCAATATTGGATTTTTGACTTTTGTTCGATACATAATTTGCTCCTTCCCTTTTCGTTATTTTTCTAAATAAACATAAGCTTCCAGTAATAAAAAAGAAAAAAGCTAATGGGAAAGCAAGCATTTGGGTGCCAATTAAAGTAGTCAGACCTGCAGCTAAATAAAGAAAAGCCGCCCATTTAGGATATCTGTTTCTCCAGATGCATACTGTCGCTGGTAAAGTGAGGCTAAGCACAATCAACAAGGTAACACCGAACCATACAGCCAGTGCTTTCACTGCTAAGAAACTTTCAGAAACATAGTCTTTTGAAACATCCTCCTGCAGAATCGGAAAAACAGTTTCTGCAAAAGTTTTTTCCTCCATTGTGGTGATGGTTAACGAAAATCCTCCCAATAGCACTACACAGAGAATGACACCTACAAATCCAATGATTACTTCCCTTTTTCGCTTCATTCTCGTAATTCCTTTCTATTCAATGAAAGTGATCCAATCCAACATAACTAGCTCATTTTTAGCGTGATAGCTATTTTTATATTCCTTATACGTGGCTGTTTTTCTATTGTGCTGATTATCCCAATCATCCCATCTTGC
This window contains:
- a CDS encoding ABC transporter permease, whose product is MSESTKVLVNKPIDLKKTIKKNSRFFSNRLLLTGSILLVITTFIGVFASFLSPYEILEIDPKNRLAAPSNAHWFGTDNFGRDVFSRTMYGVRISLLIGVTVTLVASVIGLTVGLLASYYKLLDHIFMRICDGLFAFPSILLAIAIMSALGPKSINVIIALVLVFIPSIARIVRSAALVVKEKVFIEALQAQGASSFRILFLHIAPNILAPLIVQVTFVFAVTILTEASLSFLGAGIPAPLPSLGNMLYDGKLAIYNAWWMTVFPGLFIILIVLGLNLFGDGLRDHLDPKSKLSVKRRKRR
- a CDS encoding glycoside hydrolase family 43 protein, whose product is MYRTKVKNPILPGFNPDPNVLKVEETYYIAVSSFEWLPGVRIYQSNDLVNWEHETDILTDQVDLRGNPQNGSIWAPQISYSNGLFYLIYTDVKSTKRPFKDSHNYLITAPSINGPWSKPVYLNSSGFDPSLFHDADGRKWLLNEIWDYRLTTGNKSAGIVMQEFDGENEALIGPVYKIFDGTELAKTEAPHLYRHGDYYYLITAEGGTGSGHAVTVCRSKEITGPYELDPHYPMLTAKDKPASPLQCSGHGSIVQTSTGHWYMVYLCTRPLQGNAAILGRETAIQEVYWTEDGWLRLVLGGNGPLLETDIITTNKTEQRKHTDFKDDFNDALEKEWNTLRILADEAWCDLKSRNSYLRMHSGESIQSLFEHHLLAVRQKDFHFIAETKLDYTPKTFNQMAGLLLYLNDNNYLYAYLTYDEEAGRVIRLMKCAEGEFTLSPVCIKMGEGEVKFKVEVNGPVANFYYQTGDSTAWQEIGYAQDVMFLSGGFTGNFVGIAVHDLDKKANSYADFDYFEYYGFDNR
- a CDS encoding ABC transporter ATP-binding protein, with protein sequence MSHVVPLLKIEDLQVDFATHKGTVSALDGVSFELQEGEILGVVGESGCGKSVTAEAILQLLDEDSTFYDGKIMFNGENLLEYNKKKLEKLRGNDIAMIFQDPMSSLNPVMPIGKQIAESIHIHQSTSKKESIRKAVELLRLTGIPSPEQRAKEYPHELSGGMRQRVMIAMALSCQPKLLIADEPTTALDVTIQAQILELITSFQKQLNMGIILITHDFGVIANMCTKVAVMYLGQVIEETDVKTLFKRPFHPYTIGLMKSVPQIEGERVEQLPSIAGTVPSLFQIPTGCRFAPRCKYASSTCESSMPSLETVENNHRVRCWHYDEVLKGETIYAD
- a CDS encoding ABC transporter ATP-binding protein codes for the protein MQTEQTLNKGKPILQVKNLQKYYPVRTSLGKTKAYIKAVEDLSFDIYEGETFGLVGESGCGKSTAGRTLLKLVEPTNGEVIYRDEDIFKLKKSSLKHVRKELQMIFQDPHTSLDPRKKVGYSIEESLAIHKIGSKQKRKSLALDILKKVGFNEEHYYRYPHEFSGGQRQRIGIARSLVLQPKLIICDEPVSALDVSIQAQIVNLLKSLQKELNLSYVFISHDLSVVRHIADKVGVMYLGNLVEQASTEDLFSDPLHPYTKSLISAVPLLNPESKREKIAIQGEIPSPLNPPSGCVFHTRCPFAFERCKTEVPKNNHIHNKRTVKCHLYDE
- a CDS encoding sulfite exporter TauE/SafE family protein, translating into MKKLIIFAFIGLLAQLIDGSLGMAYGVTSSSLLLTFGIAPAVASASVHLAEVVTTAASGASHIKFGNVDKQTVYRLIIPGSIGAFLGATFLSNLPGDIAKPYISMFLLILGLYVLVRFLFNFRPSEEKKSLSLSRKQSIPLGLIAGFADATGGGGWGPIATPVLLSKKGISPRKVVGTVDTSEFAIAVSATLGFFISLGWEQVNWLWVGALMIGGIIAAPIAAWLVRKLHAQLMGVLVGGFIILVNARTLVTSWIDNEAAYPYVYAIIIVVWIISIIYAVNKVKSYKKQSNPNISA
- a CDS encoding NAD-dependent epimerase/dehydratase family protein; this translates as MKKKVTIIGGAGTIGSILYQGLSSKYHIVILDKKAPEQAEEFIEVNATDYDSLRHSIPKDSDALINLLTMKSHNDLQDIQEFQNMTQLHFMASFYAMHAAITLGIPKIVYASSNHTTDYYEKDGFSTLGREVTTEDYPYSNGLYGVLKLASENIGHILSHQTENNLSLINLRIGSVHPNEMEAVKEDDRLHRTLLTHEDTVQLFDLALESTVRYGTYYGVSDNPQKPWSTDNAFEQLGFISRSNALHVLKKEKEIE